The bacterium genome includes a window with the following:
- a CDS encoding FAD:protein FMN transferase — MTRNRGSSKRRASRFFFAAILAAAILSPLSSYAQQGDIKLFSRQATLGGRTQAAILIVGWSRDASTVERLIDVVAQRANEVFAQLDWQNPNSDVSRLNAAAGGTAVAVSDDTIAALEEAKTISDWAKGWFDVTSAGQGSYRDISIDKGARTAQLKKSGMQVRFDGMIDGFLAEYMVRLIATASMQNAMVKVGNVFRGMGSGLAGPWKIQVQDSEGTYAHHALNLTVNNNAVATVSSNEFAYQELINPKNKERIGAPCKGVTLVMKNAAQAQGMAKAVFIAGPKDGMELMAGKASGLIVDNAGKFIRTPGF, encoded by the coding sequence GCGAGTAGGTTTTTCTTCGCCGCAATCCTGGCCGCAGCGATCCTCTCTCCGCTTTCGTCTTATGCGCAGCAGGGAGACATCAAGCTGTTCTCCAGGCAGGCGACGCTCGGCGGCAGGACCCAGGCCGCCATCCTGATCGTCGGCTGGTCGAGGGACGCATCCACGGTCGAGCGCCTCATCGACGTGGTCGCGCAGCGCGCGAACGAGGTCTTCGCCCAGCTCGACTGGCAGAACCCGAACAGCGACGTGAGCAGGCTCAACGCGGCCGCAGGTGGGACCGCCGTCGCCGTATCCGACGACACGATCGCGGCCCTCGAAGAGGCCAAGACGATCTCGGACTGGGCCAAGGGCTGGTTCGACGTGACCTCCGCAGGCCAGGGGAGCTACAGGGACATCAGCATCGACAAGGGCGCGCGCACGGCGCAGCTAAAGAAATCCGGGATGCAGGTGCGCTTCGACGGAATGATCGACGGCTTTCTGGCCGAGTACATGGTCAGGCTCATCGCCACGGCCAGCATGCAGAACGCGATGGTGAAGGTGGGCAACGTATTCCGCGGCATGGGCTCGGGCCTCGCCGGCCCCTGGAAGATACAGGTGCAGGACAGCGAGGGCACGTATGCGCACCATGCGCTCAACCTCACCGTCAACAACAACGCAGTGGCGACCGTCAGCTCCAACGAATTCGCGTATCAGGAGCTGATAAACCCGAAGAACAAGGAGCGAATAGGCGCGCCGTGCAAAGGCGTGACGCTCGTGATGAAGAACGCAGCCCAGGCTCAGGGGATGGCCAAGGCGGTCTTCATCGCAGGCCCCAAGGACGGCATGGAGCTGATGGCGGGCA